The genomic DNA ATGTGACGCAGATATTATTGGATCATCTTCCTTATCTCTATGGACAGAAATTGAATTTATTCAACTTTGTGAAAAAATATTTACAAAACTAAATTTACCAATAATTATAAATATTAATCATAGGGATATTTTAGGAGGTTTGGCAGAGATTTCAGGGATAGAAAATGACTTATGGAAAAATTTTACGACATCTTTAGATAAATGGGACAAAAAAGGAAAACATGTAGTAAAAAAAGAAATGTTACAAAAAGGTATATCCTTAAAATCTTTTGAAAAAATAGAAATGTATTTAGATATAAAAGGTGATTTTGTAGAGAAAAAAAAATATATAAACACTGCTTTTCAATATTCAAAAAAAGGAAAAAATGGATTAAAAGATCTTAATTTCATTTTTCATCAAATAAAAAATTTTTCTTTAAAACAGATAAAATTAGAATGGAATATTACTTTAGCTAGAGGACTGAATTATTATACAGGAACAATATTTGAAATATTACCACGCATTGGTTACAATGATTTTTCAAAAAATTCTATTGGAGGAGGAGGAAGATATGATCAACTAGCTAGTTGTTTTGGAATGAAAAATATTTCTGGTATAGGAGTTTCTTTTGGTTTAGATAGAATATATTTAGTTATGGAAAAAGAAAATTTATTCAAAAAAAATTTTTCTGAAATATCTTCAAGAGTATTGTTTATTAATTTTGGAAATGAAGAAGTTTTATATGCGTATAATATGATTAATTTTTTGAGAAAAAAAGGAATATCCACTCAATTATATCCTGATGCTGTAAAAATA from Blattabacterium cuenoti includes the following:
- the hisS gene encoding histidine--tRNA ligase; translation: MERFSIPKGTRDFSTTEINKRNYLIQIIQKEFELFGFFPIETPSFENISTLLGKYGKEGEHLMFKILHSGISLKKEKDTSFIIRSLLMNKIYNKALRYDLTVPFVRYVAMHRNEISFPFKKYQIQPVWRAEKPQKGRFREFYQCDADIIGSSSLSLWTEIEFIQLCEKIFTKLNLPIIININHRDILGGLAEISGIENDLWKNFTTSLDKWDKKGKHVVKKEMLQKGISLKSFEKIEMYLDIKGDFVEKKKYINTAFQYSKKGKNGLKDLNFIFHQIKNFSLKQIKLEWNITLARGLNYYTGTIFEILPRIGYNDFSKNSIGGGGRYDQLASCFGMKNISGIGVSFGLDRIYLVMEKENLFKKNFSEISSRVLFINFGNEEVLYAYNMINFLRKKGISTQLYPDAVKINKQFRYANKNNIPFVISIGKNEIENNKIRVKNIKEGIEIEYNNIYEIAHQLLSFVS